A DNA window from Alligator mississippiensis isolate rAllMis1 chromosome 11, rAllMis1, whole genome shotgun sequence contains the following coding sequences:
- the LOC102569651 gene encoding immunoglobulin superfamily containing leucine-rich repeat protein isoform X1, which translates to MFTEFASSLSSKTEGEARLRGEAMGLLLCLCIAAFFGMSISCPEICTCIEKKNGRQLAECAYRDLQDVPLGLPRSVIILTLSANRLTALRKSSFMEVTEVQSLWLGYNHISTIEQGTFAMLADLKNMDLGHNQIVDFPWEDLRNVSALQILKMNNNHMATLPSEAFQALKDLRSLWINDNQFTTIAEGTFDAMTSLSQLQLHNNPLNCSCKVFWLRNWTENTSISLPERDSISCAAPDNLRGIPLRKIPDLQCVPPSVQLTYQSNLDNTVLYDGLTLTLHCSVTGSPQPEISWKIQTSNQQTEKNRPNMERDGNDLPSGHSKQSQEHFLTFKNGTLTIPKFSKQDEGTYTCLATNDAGTREVSVDMALASSENPAEDLLRNHPQASQHRGKSCYQEDPTDFSKSGEKLVIIYHTPAESRSSNSGTPIQPGLWACLFCFIFLLYC; encoded by the exons ATGTTTACAGAGTTTGCCTCGAGTTTGTCCTCGAAGACAGAAGGGGAAGCAAGGCTAAGAG GAGAGGCGATGGGTCTCCTGCTCTGCCTATGCATTGCAGCTTTCTTCGGGATGAGCATCAGCTGCCCAGAGATCTGCACttgtatagaaaaaaaaaatgggcgcCAGCTGGCAGAATGTGCTTACCGGGATCTCCAGGATGTGCCGCTGGGGCTGCCCCGCAGCGTGATAATCCTCACCCTGTCGGCTAACAGGCTCACCGCCCTGCGGAAGAGCTCCTTCATGGAGGTTACAGAGGTGCAGTCCCTTTGGCTGGGGTACAATCACATCAGCACCATTGAGCAAGGCACTTTCGCCATGCTGGCAGATTTGAAAAACATGGATCTTGGACATAACCAGATCGTGGACTTCCCCTGGGAGGATCTGCGCAACGTCAGCGCCCTGCAGATCCTGAAGATGAACAACAATCACATGGCCACATTGCCTTCAGAGGCCTTCCAGGCCCTGAAAGACTTGAGGTCCCTGTGGATCAATGACAACCAGTTCACCACCATTGCTGAAGGGACATTTGATGCCATGACTTCTCTATCACAGCTACAGCTCCACAACAACCCACTCAACTGCTCTTGTAAAGTCTTCTGGCTGAGGAACTGGACTGAGAATACCTCCATTTCCCTTCCAGAGAGGGACTCCAtcagctgtgcagccccagacAATCTCAGAGGCATTCCCCTGAGGAAAATCCCTGACCTGCAGTGTGTGCCTCCCTCCGTGCAGCTGACCTACCAGTCCAACTTGGACAACACTGTGCTCTATGACGGGCTCACACTCACCTTGCACTGCAGCGTCACAGGTAGTCCCCAGCCAGAAATCAGCTGGAAAATTCAGACTTCCAACCAACAAACAGAGAAAAATAGGCCCAATATGGAAAGAGATGGGAATGACCTCCCCAGTGGGCACTCCAAGCAGAGCCAAGAGCACTTCCTGACCTTCAAGAACGGTACCCTGACCATCCCCAAGTTCAGCAAGCAAGACGAAGGTACTTACACCTGCCTGGCCACCAATGATGCTGGAACTCGTGAGGTCTCAGTTGACATGGCTTTGGCCAGCTCAGAGAATCCAGCAGAAGACCTGCTTAGAAATCACCCCCAAGCCagccagcacagaggcaaaagctGCTACCAAGAAGACCCAACTGATTTCTCAAAGTCTGGAGAAAAGCTTGTGATTATTTATCATACCCCTGCAGAGTCAAGGAGCAGTAACAGCGGGACTCCGATTCAGCCCGGTCTCTGGGCTtgcctgttttgtttcatttttcttctttattgctAG
- the LOC102569651 gene encoding immunoglobulin superfamily containing leucine-rich repeat protein isoform X2, translated as MGLLLCLCIAAFFGMSISCPEICTCIEKKNGRQLAECAYRDLQDVPLGLPRSVIILTLSANRLTALRKSSFMEVTEVQSLWLGYNHISTIEQGTFAMLADLKNMDLGHNQIVDFPWEDLRNVSALQILKMNNNHMATLPSEAFQALKDLRSLWINDNQFTTIAEGTFDAMTSLSQLQLHNNPLNCSCKVFWLRNWTENTSISLPERDSISCAAPDNLRGIPLRKIPDLQCVPPSVQLTYQSNLDNTVLYDGLTLTLHCSVTGSPQPEISWKIQTSNQQTEKNRPNMERDGNDLPSGHSKQSQEHFLTFKNGTLTIPKFSKQDEGTYTCLATNDAGTREVSVDMALASSENPAEDLLRNHPQASQHRGKSCYQEDPTDFSKSGEKLVIIYHTPAESRSSNSGTPIQPGLWACLFCFIFLLYC; from the coding sequence ATGGGTCTCCTGCTCTGCCTATGCATTGCAGCTTTCTTCGGGATGAGCATCAGCTGCCCAGAGATCTGCACttgtatagaaaaaaaaaatgggcgcCAGCTGGCAGAATGTGCTTACCGGGATCTCCAGGATGTGCCGCTGGGGCTGCCCCGCAGCGTGATAATCCTCACCCTGTCGGCTAACAGGCTCACCGCCCTGCGGAAGAGCTCCTTCATGGAGGTTACAGAGGTGCAGTCCCTTTGGCTGGGGTACAATCACATCAGCACCATTGAGCAAGGCACTTTCGCCATGCTGGCAGATTTGAAAAACATGGATCTTGGACATAACCAGATCGTGGACTTCCCCTGGGAGGATCTGCGCAACGTCAGCGCCCTGCAGATCCTGAAGATGAACAACAATCACATGGCCACATTGCCTTCAGAGGCCTTCCAGGCCCTGAAAGACTTGAGGTCCCTGTGGATCAATGACAACCAGTTCACCACCATTGCTGAAGGGACATTTGATGCCATGACTTCTCTATCACAGCTACAGCTCCACAACAACCCACTCAACTGCTCTTGTAAAGTCTTCTGGCTGAGGAACTGGACTGAGAATACCTCCATTTCCCTTCCAGAGAGGGACTCCAtcagctgtgcagccccagacAATCTCAGAGGCATTCCCCTGAGGAAAATCCCTGACCTGCAGTGTGTGCCTCCCTCCGTGCAGCTGACCTACCAGTCCAACTTGGACAACACTGTGCTCTATGACGGGCTCACACTCACCTTGCACTGCAGCGTCACAGGTAGTCCCCAGCCAGAAATCAGCTGGAAAATTCAGACTTCCAACCAACAAACAGAGAAAAATAGGCCCAATATGGAAAGAGATGGGAATGACCTCCCCAGTGGGCACTCCAAGCAGAGCCAAGAGCACTTCCTGACCTTCAAGAACGGTACCCTGACCATCCCCAAGTTCAGCAAGCAAGACGAAGGTACTTACACCTGCCTGGCCACCAATGATGCTGGAACTCGTGAGGTCTCAGTTGACATGGCTTTGGCCAGCTCAGAGAATCCAGCAGAAGACCTGCTTAGAAATCACCCCCAAGCCagccagcacagaggcaaaagctGCTACCAAGAAGACCCAACTGATTTCTCAAAGTCTGGAGAAAAGCTTGTGATTATTTATCATACCCCTGCAGAGTCAAGGAGCAGTAACAGCGGGACTCCGATTCAGCCCGGTCTCTGGGCTtgcctgttttgtttcatttttcttctttattgctAG